A single region of the Sciurus carolinensis chromosome 14, mSciCar1.2, whole genome shotgun sequence genome encodes:
- the Surf6 gene encoding surfeit locus protein 6 translates to MASLRAKDAYLQDLARKICAPHGPEPPRRGRASKIQGSETSGPPKKKRKKTQKKFREQEQKASEHKAKTLGEKFPVAPGTKKRAVAKGEEASISTGAPADGQAAAPDSVFALDVLRQRLHEKIQQARGQGGTKELSAATLEKRQRRKQERERKKRKRRELRAKEKAAAQAVESEEAAVAPPEAAHAQLQEPALIFSKVEVSEEEPTSKAQRRKEKRQKVKGNLTPLTGKNYRQLLERLQARQGRLEELREQDAGKARELEAKMRWTNLLYKAEGVRIRDDERLLQEALKRKEKRRAQRQRQWEKRSAQVVEKMQQRQDRRRQNLRRKKVARAERRLQKARRKGRVMPQDLERAGLA, encoded by the exons CTAGCAAAATTCAAGGTTCAGAAACTTCTggaccccccaaaaagaaaagaaagaaaacacaaaagaaattccGAGAACAGGAACAGAAAGCTTCTGAACACAAGGCCAAGACCCTTGGAGAGAAGTTTCCAGTGGCTCCTGGAACCAAGAAGCGAGCAGTGGCCAAAGGGGAGGAGGCTTCCATCTCCACAGGGGCCCCTGCAG atGGCCAGGCTGCAGCACCTGACTCTGTCTTTGCTCTGGATGTCCTGCGCCAGCGGCTGCATGAGAAGATCCAGCAGGCCCGTGGCCAG GGTGGCACCAAGGAGCTTTCTGCTGCCACTCTGGAGAAGAGGCAACGGAGAAAGCAGGAGCGGGAGCGGAAGAAGAGGAAGCGGAGGGAGCTGCGTGCAAAGGAGAAGGCAGCAGCACAGGCCGTGGAGTCGGAGGAGGCAGCTGTGGCGCCCCCAGAGGCGGCCCACGCCCAGCTGCAGGAGCCAGCCCTGATCTTCAGTAAG GTGGAGGTCAGTGAGGAGGAGCCGACCAGCAAGGCCCAGCGGCGGAAGGAGAAGCGGCAGAAGGTGAAGGGGAACCTGACCCCACTGACGGGCAAGAACTACCGGCAGCTGCTGGAGCGCCTGCAGGCGCGGCAGGGCCGACTGGAGGAGCTGCGGGAGCAGGACGCGGGGAAGGCCCGAGAGCTGGAGGCCAAGATGAGGTGGACCAACCTGCTGTACAAGGCGGAGGGCGTCAGGATCCGCGACGACGAGCGGCTGCTGCAGGAGGCCCTGAAGCGCAAGGAGAAGCGCCGGGCGCAGCGGCAGCGCCAGTGGGAGAAGCGCTCTGCCCAGGTGGTGGAGAAAATGCAGCAGCGGCAGGACAGGCGGCGGCAGAACCTGCGCAGGAAGAAGGTGGCCAGGGCCGAGCGGCGCCTGCAGAAGGCCCGAAGGAAGGGCCGCGTGATGCCCCAGGACCTGGAGCGGGCTGGCCTCGCCTGA